A stretch of the Mycolicibacterium celeriflavum genome encodes the following:
- a CDS encoding MBL fold metallo-hydrolase yields the protein MYEPIYRTRPGADAIAGADAPAAQEVSAGVWMSPGLSNSYLLATPDGRIVVNTGMGFEGPVHRANYDAVDTSPIRYVILTQGHYDHVGGTDVFIEPGTDVVAQANWETWRRDNELLAPFRVANSAFAFADTVASAIANATARTGTAPAPQSVPTPTIVVDDELQITLGGRHLELYATPGGETTDSLVIWLPEERVCLCGNVFGALFGHIPNLVTMRGDRYRDALTVIESIEKVRGLDAEVLLTGHFGPINGRERIRAELTRLRDAVAYIHDQTVAGMNAGKDVHTLMREITLPPELEVGEGYGMVRWNVRAVWESYAGWFHHRSTTELYPSAPASISSDLVELAGAEAIVRRAQALLAAEDPLRAIRLAEIVNQTQPDNAAKRVLIAAHERLLKASTNFWEAAWLRKQIAELSA from the coding sequence ATCTACGAACCGATCTATCGCACCCGTCCCGGCGCCGATGCGATCGCCGGTGCCGACGCACCCGCGGCGCAGGAGGTGTCTGCAGGCGTGTGGATGTCGCCCGGCCTGTCCAACTCCTACCTGCTGGCGACCCCCGACGGCCGCATCGTCGTCAACACCGGTATGGGGTTCGAGGGCCCGGTCCACCGTGCGAACTACGACGCGGTCGACACATCCCCAATTCGGTACGTCATCCTCACCCAGGGCCATTACGACCACGTCGGTGGTACGGACGTCTTCATCGAGCCTGGCACCGATGTTGTCGCCCAGGCCAACTGGGAGACATGGCGACGCGACAACGAGCTGTTGGCGCCCTTCAGGGTGGCGAACTCCGCCTTCGCGTTCGCCGACACCGTTGCGAGCGCGATCGCCAACGCCACCGCACGCACAGGTACCGCACCGGCCCCGCAGAGCGTTCCCACTCCCACGATCGTCGTGGATGACGAGCTCCAAATCACCCTTGGCGGGCGCCACCTCGAGCTGTACGCCACCCCGGGAGGGGAAACGACCGACAGCCTCGTGATCTGGCTGCCCGAGGAACGGGTGTGCCTGTGCGGCAACGTCTTCGGTGCGCTATTCGGCCATATCCCGAATCTCGTGACGATGCGGGGTGACCGTTATCGAGACGCGTTGACCGTGATCGAATCGATCGAGAAGGTTCGCGGCCTCGATGCCGAGGTACTCCTCACCGGCCACTTCGGACCCATCAACGGCCGAGAGCGCATCCGCGCCGAGCTCACCAGATTGCGGGACGCGGTGGCCTACATCCATGATCAGACCGTCGCGGGCATGAACGCCGGCAAGGACGTACACACACTGATGCGGGAGATCACGTTGCCGCCGGAGTTGGAAGTGGGCGAGGGCTACGGGATGGTGCGCTGGAACGTGCGCGCCGTGTGGGAGAGCTACGCCGGTTGGTTCCATCACCGCTCCACCACGGAGTTGTATCCCTCTGCGCCGGCGTCCATCTCGTCCGACCTGGTCGAGCTGGCAGGCGCGGAGGCGATCGTGCGTCGGGCGCAGGCGCTGCTCGCGGCCGAAGATCCCCTACGAGCGATTCGTCTCGCCGAGATCGTCAACCAGACCCAGCCAGACAACGCGGCCAAAAGGGTGTTGATCGCCGCCCACGAACGGTTGCTGAAGGCGAGTACCAACTTCTGGGAGGCTGCCTGGCTCCGCAAGCAGATCGCCGAGCTGTCCGCATGA
- a CDS encoding helix-turn-helix domain-containing protein encodes MTLKLGGSEPQGQDPSPPTSRVIAVVELLAEHGGTGLSLADICRELRISRSTCHAILLTMCARRWALRDPLSGRYSVGPALAALSRLPASLPQTLREPLHRLCVSIDMPVCISEVNAESILVVDSVAPGGARPSVASGLRLPFVAPFGREFVAWAAADERKAWVDRAGPVNDVFRARISKVLKEIRRRGYGIERLSDPLLRVYTAMQALDTGSAPDAVSTRLAGAVADLTVVDLLPDELDDAAQYPLATISAPIFDTTDAVVMSVSAQPYRRLGAGAVRDIGAQVLAFAEAVRPLVSQHAGSTR; translated from the coding sequence ATGACGTTAAAGCTAGGCGGGTCCGAACCACAGGGTCAAGACCCTTCGCCGCCGACCAGCCGGGTAATCGCCGTCGTCGAGTTGCTGGCCGAGCACGGCGGCACCGGGCTGTCGCTGGCCGATATCTGCCGTGAGCTGCGGATCAGCCGATCGACGTGTCACGCGATCTTGCTCACGATGTGCGCCAGGAGATGGGCATTGCGTGACCCGCTGAGCGGGAGGTACTCGGTGGGACCGGCCCTCGCGGCGCTGTCGCGCCTGCCCGCATCACTGCCGCAGACGCTGCGCGAACCGCTACACCGCCTCTGTGTGTCGATCGACATGCCGGTGTGCATATCCGAGGTCAATGCCGAATCGATTCTCGTCGTTGATTCGGTCGCGCCCGGTGGTGCGCGCCCGTCCGTGGCTTCCGGCCTGCGTCTGCCGTTCGTCGCTCCCTTCGGCCGAGAATTCGTGGCGTGGGCGGCCGCCGACGAACGGAAAGCATGGGTGGACCGCGCGGGCCCCGTCAACGATGTGTTCCGTGCTCGAATTTCGAAGGTGCTCAAAGAGATCCGTCGACGTGGCTACGGCATCGAACGACTGAGCGATCCCCTGTTACGGGTGTACACCGCGATGCAGGCGCTGGACACGGGTAGCGCACCGGACGCCGTCTCGACGCGGCTGGCGGGCGCGGTCGCCGATCTGACGGTCGTGGACTTGCTGCCCGACGAACTAGACGACGCAGCTCAATACCCGCTGGCGACGATCTCAGCACCCATCTTCGACACCACCGACGCCGTCGTCATGTCGGTATCGGCTCAGCCATATCGACGGCTCGGCGCGGGCGCGGTCCGCGACATCGGGGCGCAGGTCCTCGCCTTCGCGGAAGCTGTCCGACCGCTGGTTTCGCAGCACGCCGGCAGCACACGCTAG
- a CDS encoding SDR family NAD(P)-dependent oxidoreductase — MNGLRFDFTGSTALVTGGTSGIGHATAALLRDSGAQVTVTGTKQGPEDYDVDLDGMSYRQLAMTDAEGVGALAASIAELDILINNAGGTFPGGLDEATVDGYAASVDLNLLAPFRLTTACHDALKKSRAVGGASVVMLASMAAIRAVPIVPGYGSAKASVLSLTRNLAVRWAGDGIRVNAVVPGVVATRMTAAMDYAPEVKQQQLDHIPFGRFAEPAEIAGPILFLCSESASYCTGSAMVIDGGYSVV, encoded by the coding sequence ATGAACGGGCTGCGGTTCGATTTCACCGGAAGCACCGCTCTGGTCACCGGCGGCACCAGCGGAATCGGCCACGCCACAGCGGCATTGCTGCGAGACAGCGGCGCGCAGGTGACGGTCACCGGTACGAAGCAGGGGCCCGAGGACTACGACGTGGACCTCGACGGCATGTCGTACCGCCAGCTGGCAATGACCGATGCCGAGGGCGTCGGCGCGCTGGCCGCGTCGATCGCCGAGTTGGACATCCTGATCAACAACGCGGGCGGCACTTTTCCCGGCGGACTGGACGAAGCGACTGTTGACGGGTATGCGGCGTCGGTCGACCTGAACCTGCTGGCTCCGTTCCGGCTGACCACCGCGTGCCACGATGCTCTGAAGAAGTCGCGGGCGGTCGGAGGGGCGAGCGTCGTCATGCTCGCGTCGATGGCGGCAATCCGCGCCGTACCGATCGTGCCCGGATATGGCTCGGCGAAGGCGAGTGTGCTGTCCCTGACGCGCAACCTCGCGGTGCGATGGGCGGGCGACGGCATCCGAGTCAACGCAGTCGTGCCCGGCGTCGTCGCCACCCGGATGACGGCCGCGATGGATTACGCCCCCGAAGTCAAACAACAACAACTCGACCATATTCCGTTCGGCAGGTTCGCAGAGCCGGCCGAGATCGCCGGCCCGATCCTGTTCCTGTGCAGCGAAAGCGCTTCGTACTGCACAGGATCGGCGATGGTGATTGACGGCGGCTACAGCGTGGTATAG
- a CDS encoding ferredoxin: protein MGTRTDNRLQDSPLVPVDCRNCGARVLVRKSSWEQTSVQWDADAMASCPELREAEALKHHGCGLVLACAALRESIENAARRGSVPILDEIVD, encoded by the coding sequence ATGGGTACTCGCACCGACAACCGTTTGCAGGACTCACCGCTGGTTCCTGTCGATTGCCGCAACTGCGGTGCTCGCGTACTGGTTCGCAAGAGCAGCTGGGAGCAGACCAGCGTCCAGTGGGACGCCGACGCGATGGCCAGCTGCCCGGAACTGCGCGAGGCCGAGGCGCTCAAGCATCACGGGTGTGGCCTGGTCCTGGCCTGCGCGGCGCTTCGCGAGTCGATCGAGAACGCAGCGCGCCGCGGTTCAGTCCCGATACTCGACGAAATCGTCGACTAG
- a CDS encoding sulfotransferase family protein encodes MAGTDVIIDDLVSPRLTATQRQVLDHVAGLRIELDPDALIADAVERTGMSDFGPLGFRSRLDMYAAAVDSDSGNTNLNRLILRNRIVRLLSARLLLVDLLRRYPEIHEIQIEQPIIVVGLPRSGTTHLVNLIAADSRRRALPYWESQEPFPLRGEGPGVDGMDPRYARCAAEYETSKAMTPLMETMHDRFPEAIEEEIELLDLDFASYVLEWHARVPRWRDYYLGLDQDEHYAFLRTVLKALTFLRGPRRWVLKSPQHAEQLGPLIRTFPDATVAFTHRDPVAVIQSAVTMLAYGDRMRRTDIDPGGLVDYWVDRIERLLRACVRDREVIGDDRSVDIRFHELGGNEMRILERLYDLNGEDLPPGARAALQRYLDENPRGKHGRMRYDLRRDFDRSPDEIRSRFDFYFERFDVKEEA; translated from the coding sequence ATGGCGGGGACCGATGTGATCATCGACGACCTTGTCTCACCTCGTCTCACCGCCACTCAGCGTCAGGTGCTCGATCATGTCGCCGGCTTGCGCATAGAGCTCGACCCCGACGCCCTCATCGCTGACGCGGTCGAGCGCACCGGCATGAGCGATTTCGGGCCCCTCGGATTCCGGTCGCGGCTCGACATGTACGCCGCGGCTGTCGATTCCGACTCCGGCAACACCAACCTCAACCGGCTGATCCTGCGGAACCGGATAGTGCGGCTGTTGAGCGCGCGCCTGCTACTCGTCGATCTGCTACGGCGATATCCAGAGATCCACGAGATCCAGATAGAGCAGCCGATCATCGTCGTTGGGTTACCGCGGTCGGGAACCACCCATCTGGTCAACCTGATCGCCGCCGACTCGCGGCGTCGCGCGTTGCCGTATTGGGAGAGCCAGGAGCCGTTTCCCCTGCGCGGCGAGGGGCCTGGCGTGGATGGGATGGATCCGAGGTATGCCCGATGCGCGGCCGAGTACGAGACGTCAAAAGCCATGACGCCGTTGATGGAGACGATGCACGATCGCTTTCCCGAAGCCATCGAGGAGGAGATCGAACTCCTGGATCTCGATTTCGCGAGCTATGTGCTGGAATGGCACGCCCGGGTGCCGCGCTGGCGCGACTACTATCTCGGGCTGGACCAGGACGAGCACTATGCGTTTCTGCGTACGGTCCTCAAGGCGCTGACGTTCCTGCGTGGCCCGCGCCGATGGGTACTCAAATCGCCGCAGCACGCCGAACAGCTCGGGCCACTGATCCGCACCTTCCCCGATGCGACGGTCGCGTTCACCCATCGTGATCCGGTGGCCGTCATCCAGTCGGCGGTGACGATGCTGGCCTACGGGGACCGCATGCGCCGCACGGACATCGATCCGGGAGGCCTTGTCGACTACTGGGTCGACCGCATCGAGCGGCTGCTTCGCGCCTGCGTGCGAGACCGCGAAGTCATCGGGGACGACCGCAGCGTCGACATCCGGTTCCACGAACTGGGCGGCAACGAGATGAGAATCCTTGAGCGACTCTATGACCTCAACGGTGAGGACCTGCCCCCCGGGGCCAGGGCGGCGCTGCAGCGCTATCTCGATGAAAATCCGCGCGGCAAACATGGCCGTATGCGCTATGACCTGAGACGAGACTTCGACCGCTCGCCTGACGAAATCCGTTCTCGCTTCGACTTCTACTTCGAGCGGTTCGATGTGAAGGAGGAGGCGTGA